TTGTTGCTGCTGCCGTTATAGTTATGCCGCGTTCCTTTTCCTGCTCCATCCAATCCATTGTTGCTGTTCCTTCATCGACACTTCCAAGCACGTGTTTACGACCGGTATAATACAATATACGTTCAGTCGTTGTTGTCTTACCGGCATCTATATGAGCCATTATTCCAATATTGCGCAACCTATCAAGCGGGACATAAAGCGCTTCGATCTCTATCATGATATTTCCTTTCACCACCGTAGATGGGCAAATGCCCTGTTCGCCTCCGCCATTTTGTGAACATCTTCTCTTTTCTTAACTGATGCACCAGTACCTTGATAGGAGGCAAGGATTTCTTCACCAAGTTTTATGTACATGGGTTTTCCTTTCTTAGAGCGTGCTGCTGTTACAATCCATCTGAGAGCGAGTGATGTTTTTCTTGGCTCTTGAACTTCAACGGGTACTTGGTATGTAGCTCCTCCCACACGTCTTGGTCTGACCTCCAGAACTGGCCTAACATTATCCACAGCTTTTTGGAAAACCTCTAACGGATCTTTACCAGATTTCTCTCTCACATACTCAAGAGCATCGTAGACAACCTGTTGTGCCACTGACTTTTTACCATCCCACATGATTCTGTTTATTAGTTTTGCCACTAATACATCTTGATATACTGGATCAGGAGATACTTCTCTTACTTCTGCTCTTCTTCTTCTCATACAACCATCCTCCTAAAACTACTTCTTGGATCTTTTTGCACCATATTTGCTGCGAGATTGTTTTCTGTTTTCCACTCCAGCGGTGTCAAGGGTACCGCGTATAATCTTATACCTTATACCTGGCAGATCTTTGACTCTTCCACCTCTGACAAGCACAACAGAATGTTCCTGTAAATTGTGCCCTATACCTGGTATGTATGCCGTGACTTCAGTACCATTTGACAACCTTACCCTTGCAATTTTTCTCAAGGCAGAGTTTGGTTTTTTTGGTGTCATGGTTGTAACACGAATGCACACACCACGCTTCTGTGGATTCCCTTCCAAAGCAGGTGCTTTAGATTTTTCAATTTTCTGTCCTCTTCCAAGTCTAATCAATTGATTTATAGTCGGCATCTGTATCCTCCCTTCAGCATCATACCAAATGCCGATTGTATTACATAAACGATATTTTGTCAACTTGTAATTAGATTTAAAACTCAGCAAGATTCATTATACTACACAATTTCAACTATTCTCGCAACAATGAATTGAAATTATCATTTCGGTTTTTAAAATAAATCACTTACATTCCACACCAGAGATATTTTCAAAATAAAAGGCAGGCTCAAGACCTGCCTAAGAAAAAATGACGAACAACAAATCAATCTACATGAATATGCTCAGCCGCGGTTGTGCTTTTGGAAAATTCCTCCTGGTAAACTTGTTTTTTTCTGTAAGCATTGATCGTCGAAATGAAAGCTTCGATTATCATCCATATCGCTATGATTAATGTAACAAGAGCAATGAAAACCAAGAGCCAATTCTTTGCATTGTAATAGTTTTTCACATTCAAAATCGTTGCCCAGATAGTCATTGTGAGCATGAAAATCATTGGGAATAATGTTGGCCACACAGGCTTTCTTTTCTTTGCAAGGTAGACAGTTGCTATCATCAGTGCAAGTCCAGCCAAAAGTTGATTTAAAGCTCCAAAAACTGGCCATAACTTCATAGCACCTCGACCATCTGGTGATACCATGCACAACGCAAATGCGGCAGCAACTACAACAAATGTGGTGAAATATCTGTTTTTAAATGGTCCAATTGGTTTACCATCTGCCCCCTTGAACAATTCTTCCATTCCAAAACGCTGAATCCTCGTTGCAGAATCGAGAGTCGTTCCAGCAAAAGAAACTACGAAAATTGCCATCAGTGTCGCACCCAGATCCTTCGGAATACCTATTGCTTTCATTAGATTTGAAGCTCCTTCAACTATTGCCTTGAGTTGGGCGGCAAGACCTGCACCAGCAGTAGTAGACCATGTTGAATAATATTTTAGATAGCCAGCACTTCCGGCTCCAAACATACCTATTCCTGCCGTCACTGCAACGATTACAAGAGTTGAAAGCGATCCTTCAAGTAACATCCCACCATATCCTACGAACTGCGCATCTGTTTCTTTATCGAGTTGTTTGACTGTAGTTCCAGAAGATGCTAAACTGTGAAAACCACTGATTGCACCACAAGCAATCGTGACAAACAGAAGTGGCCACATGCTTGGTGCACCGGATACTCTTTGATAAGCAGGTGCGACGATTTCGGGCCTTGCAACAAGTGTACCCAAGAATAGGGCTCCCATCAAAACCAAGAGTTCATGCGAATTTATGTAATCTCGCGGTTGTAAAAGTGTCTGTACGGGAAGAACGGATGCAAAGTAAGAATAAATCAATAGGATTATTATCCAACTCACAACAGGTGAAATACCACCAATCTTGGGTATTCTCAAAGGAAGGTAAATTCCTATTACCGCAAAAACATACAGCAAAATCAAGCCTATTATGGAATAAACAGTGTCTTTCTTACCCTTTTTGTAAACCATGTAACCTATCCAGATTGCTATTGGTATTTCCATCCATATAGACAAGACACTTTGAGGATACATATCAAACAAAATACCCATTATCATCGCAAAAACTGCCAAAACAAGCCAGAGCAAGAATTGAATTAGAATCAAGAATATTACTCCAACACGATTGGACACTATACCCCTTGTCATTTCTCCAATAGTTTTACCACCGTGTCTTGATGAAATCACCAATGATGCGAAGTCATGCACCCCTCCGGCAAAGATGGGACCCAAGAAAACCCAAAGAAAAGCAGGTAACCAACCCCAAACAACTCCTATTGCCGGACCAACTATTGGCCCTGTACCGGCGATAGTTGTAAAGTGATGCCCAAGCAAGATATGCCTTTTGGTTGGTACATAATCAACTCCATCTTTGAATTTTTTAGATGGAACTGGATTATCCTCTCTCAAACCAAAAAGTTTTCTCGAGAGCCATTTGCCATATGTGTTGTATGCCACAATGTAGCCAAAAAAGGCAACCAATGCCAAAACGAGCGAATTCACACTTCACCACCCCTTGTTATTTAGATTCATATTTTATTGTGTCTTACTAAAAATTACGGTGAAGATCAAAAGGTAGTTTTTGAGGAATAAGAAGTAGAAAAATGTACTTCAAACGAATAGAGAAGACTTGACAAGTTTTTGATACTGTCTTGAAACAGGTATTAAACTCGAGTTCTCAAGTTCTACTTGCATGCTGGGAACTCGAATTACTTTCTTAACTCGCTCCAAATTACATATATACGATTTGTGAACTCTAAGAAAGTTCTTTGGTAATCTCTTTTCGAGTTCACTGATACCCCAGTGGTAAATTTCGTATTCCCCATCAGTTGTATTAGCGATACATCTTTTACCAAAAAGCCTCTATATAGAATACTTTATCAAAACTGAGCATTAAAATATTTTCTCCTTCTTTTACAGGTAGTTTTATAAGAGGTTTAGAATATGCTTGAATAAGCCTCTCTACGCATATATCAAATCTTTCTTCACTAACAGGTTTTACCAAATAGTCTATTGCTCCAATCTCGAATGCCCGCGCAGCATACTGCTCATAAGCTGTGACAAAAACTATCCCGATTCCCCTCAATTTCTTTGCAACATTCAAGCCAGATTCAAATGGTAACCTTATGTCGATGAAAGCTACATCAAATTCCTTTATATGTTTTGAGAATTCTTTCGCAGTTCGGAAAACACCGGTGAGTTTGAGTTCAGGATATCTTGATATCATGCGAACAATATCTTCACGTGCAAGTTGCTCGTCTTCTAAAACAGCTACCCTTATCATGAATTCCCTCCATCGGAATGCTGATAATAACATTCAAACCATTTTTACTCTTGTATTCTATCTTTGCTCTATCTGAATAAATATTCTTAAGTCTTGCTTCAACAAGCATCATACCTATACCTTTCTTTGAGTCAGATTTCATGCCGTTACCTTTATCACATACCTTCAAAATTAGGTTCTCATCTTTTTGAGCTGCTTCAATCTTCACGATGATCCTGCCGTCTTTTTCACCATGCTCAATAGCATTTTCAACAATCGGTTGTAGAATCATCGGCGGGATACAGTGGTATTTAAGATCTTCTGGTACATCGATTTGGTATATCAACGCTTCTCCATATCTAAGTTTCATTATTGAAAGATAGCACTCTATGATTCTAATCTCTTCATCAAGTGTCACCAATGGTTCTTTTTTCTTAAAGTAATATCTCAGCAATTCTGACAACTCATCAATCATTTTCACAGCGCTATTTTGATCTGTTTTCACAAGATACCTTATGCTTGCCAGAGTATTAAACAGAAAATGTGGTCCAAGTTTTGACATGAAATCTCTCATTTGTGCTTCACGCGCAAGTATCGCTTCCCTAACGGCTTTTGCAGCAAGCATGACTATCTCCACAAATTTTGCGATTTCTTTTATCATCATTATTTGTTCTTCTTGAAATCGCGCATTATTAATGACGATTAAATTCCCTAATGCTCCATTCTTTGCCATCAATGGCACACAGATTTTTGTTATATTATTTTCATTCACCGCTGGACAACTATTCAGATCAATCACAACTTCATCAACGTCAAGGACAAGAGATATTTTATGTGCAAATCTGACTAAGTTTTCTGATTTTGGATCTTCAACGACTCTTATTGCATCTTCCACAATCCCAAGAGTGGCTGCGAATACTTGCGATGATGCAATTTTAATGGCTTGTTCTGTATATTTGGTGAGTGCTAATATGAGTGCAACACCAAAAGCATTGGTTATCACCATAGGCATAAGCGCATTTGAAACTATGTCGACAGCTAAAGAACGCGGTGTGATAATCAAATAAGCAACGAACAAATGAACAAGTTCCGAAACAGCAGATAATAAACAACCAAAAATGACTTTTTCATTTGATCTCATAAACGATTTTCTAAAGAAACTTGAGAAGACACCTGCGCACAATGTACCTATAGAACAAGCTAATCCCGAAGGTCCACCAAGCAAAAATCTGTGTGTCGAAGCAATCGAACAACTCAAAAGAGTAGCAGGTAATCCACCATATAAAGAAGCAACAATTACACCCATATCACGGTAATTTATTATCGTACCTTTGTAAGGTAATCCCAGTATCGTACCAATGATGCCAAAGATGCCACCAAAAAAACCCAAAGTCAGTGGTTTGTTACCTTCGAAAAGCTTGACGAAGGATTTTTTGGTCTTGTAAAACTGAAGAAAGAAAAAGATGATAACACCGAGCAGCGTCATCCTACTGAATAAAGTAATAACTAAATACACATTCCCCCACCTAAATGAAATTATACCATTCTGATTTTTTGGAGTTTGGTGAGCAACCTATTGCACCATCAACTGATGATCACCGGTGGTATATGAAAATCTCTGTCGGCTGATCTTTCAGATTTACTCGGAAACAAAAGAGAGTGTATGGATGTAGATTGAACATCAAAAAGTAACTGTTTCTCAAAAAGTTCTGGATCGACGATAAATCTTCCGGTTTTGTCTTTCAAAACTTTTTCAAGCACCTTCCTATAAAGAGAGCACACCGACAAAACAGGTATAGCAGATCTTCTTTTAATCATCGACAAAAGTTGTCTTCCTTTGTTGTTAAAACCAAGAACTCTGAGATATTGTGGGCCAAGTTCATTACATCGAGACAAAAACTCCTGAGAAACGTTGAACAAAGTGTATAATAAAAGCCTTCTAATCTTACTCATTGTAAATCGCTTGGTCTTTATACAACTTAAAAACTGATCAAACTCGCCGAATTTCGAAGCGCATTGTATGAATCTCAAATCTATACCCTCACTGAATCCATAGAGCCTTTGCAAATCTTCTCGAGACATGAGCCTGATTTTTGCAAGTACTATCTGCTCAAGTTGTTGTAAAGTCACAGGACCTCTACCTTCGTTCAGTTCTCGTGAAATTATCTCTAAGCTCTTTTCAGGAACGGCTTGCGTCACTTTATCCCACTGACCGTCGAGTATCATCTTTCTTATTGCCGTTGCACTTGAGAATTTACCTTTGAAATTTTTATCTGTATCTTCTGCACCAATTCTCTTTATAAGATGTGCTTTTATGTTGCTTTTTAATTCTTTTAACGATTTTATGTATTCAACTCCGAGAATGTCGTTGGATTTTTCTATTTTCAAGACTTCCTTGGGATCCATCTCCCTTGTCAATTCAAAGTATCTCAGTAATGCATATTTTCTTGCATTCGGAAAAGAATGACCTTTTTTCAATTCTTCTTTCATCAACCTTGGAAATGGCTCTGGTTGATCAATCATCACAGTAGCAATTTTTGTGAGAAAATCAATATTAGCTGATTCACTGCCAAAAACGATATCTGTTACCACATTGGTTCGTTCCAGCAACCAGACGGCTCCTTTTGCAAAACCCCCAGCATCTTGAGTGGCATAAACAAACGGCAGCTCGAAAACAATATCTACACCATTCAAAAGTGCTATCTGTGCTCTTGAAAACTTGTCTATGATTGCAGGTTCTCCTCTTTGGCAGAAACTCCCACTCATAACGGCTATGGTGTAATCTGGTTTCACAATCTCCTTTGCGTTGTTCAGATGGTAGAGATGTCCATTATGAAAAGGGTTGTATTCCACAATTATTCCAAGAACTTTCAACGAGACAATCTCTCCTCTCTGAGAACACTCAGACATAAAACAAAATTCAAAAGTGTGAAAATGAGAAATCCAGCAGAAAGATATTCAATCAACTTTACGTCACCTGATTTACCGAGAAGTTCCACCCCTATCCACGCAAATCCATGGACAATCATTCTGAATATTTGAACAAAAAGTGAAAAACCATTCGATATCAATGCAAAAGATAAAAATATCATATAATTGTCGTCATTTGCCTTTGCAAGGCTATAAAAACTAATGCATATTCCAGAACAAATGGTGAGTATGACAACGAAGAAAAGCCACCTTGAACTTTGAAAACTCAAATTGAATGCATCTCTGAAGGCTGGGGAAATGTAAATGAACAAACCATATGCCAAGATCATCAATAAACCTATTGCTGTACAAAAAATACCAAGTAACAACATCAAATAAAGCGTTACTCTCATGTCATCACCTCATATCTTTGATAAAATCACACTCGCAAGTTTCTTGCTACCTATGATTTTGGCTACTTTGTCAAGATCTGCTTTTCTCAGTTCATCTATACTTTTGAATTCCTCGATGAGTTTTTTTCTCCTCTTGGGACCCAGACCGGGAATCTCATTTAGAATTGAAACAATCGTCTCTTTTGTTCTAAGTCTTCTGTGAAAAGTATTCGCAAACCTATGTGCTTCATCTCTTATTGCAACCAACATCCTTAGGATAGGACTGTTCAATTCCAAAAAGAGTTCACCCTGCTCAGTACAAACCGTTTCATGTTCCTTAGCAAGACCTATCACGTCGCAATTTTTATTGATCTCCTCAAGTGCTTTTTTAACGGCTCTGACCTGCCCTACACCACCATCCACCAATATGAGATCTGGTAGTGTGTGCTTCAAGTACCTTCTCTTAACCAATTCCTTCATTGTAGCAAAATCGTCAATCTTTCCACTTTGAAATCTATAATGTCTATAACCTTCTTTGAAAGGAAGACCATCTATAAAAACCACAACAGATGCCACTGTGAAACTACCGTGCAAGTGAGCAACGTCGAAACCTTCGATTTTTTGTGGATATTTTGAAAGAGATAGAAAATCTTTGAGAGAAATCAAAGTCTCCTTTCTTAGACCTTTTATGCCTAACTCATTTTTCGCATTTTCTATGGCCTTCTTCAATAAATCTTCTTCAACTTCATCTCTTGGTCTACCAAAATATCCGGGTACATCTAAATTGATGTTTTTTTCCAAAATCACCGCTTCAGGTATCTCATTTCTATGCACCATATAGTAATTAAAAACAAAATCTTCAACGTTTG
The DNA window shown above is from Thermotoga profunda AZM34c06 and carries:
- a CDS encoding nucleotidyltransferase gives rise to the protein MKVLGIIVEYNPFHNGHLYHLNNAKEIVKPDYTIAVMSGSFCQRGEPAIIDKFSRAQIALLNGVDIVFELPFVYATQDAGGFAKGAVWLLERTNVVTDIVFGSESANIDFLTKIATVMIDQPEPFPRLMKEELKKGHSFPNARKYALLRYFELTREMDPKEVLKIEKSNDILGVEYIKSLKELKSNIKAHLIKRIGAEDTDKNFKGKFSSATAIRKMILDGQWDKVTQAVPEKSLEIISRELNEGRGPVTLQQLEQIVLAKIRLMSREDLQRLYGFSEGIDLRFIQCASKFGEFDQFLSCIKTKRFTMSKIRRLLLYTLFNVSQEFLSRCNELGPQYLRVLGFNNKGRQLLSMIKRRSAIPVLSVCSLYRKVLEKVLKDKTGRFIVDPELFEKQLLFDVQSTSIHSLLFPSKSERSADRDFHIPPVIIS
- the uvrC gene encoding excinuclease ABC subunit UvrC; amino-acid sequence: MDLLMKAKLAPNSPGVYIFYGPQGEYLYIGKARRLRNRLLSYFRESTHKQNRKVVNIIQEASGIDFIVVSNEREALLLEASLIFEHKPKYNVLLKDTEFYPYIEITHEPFPTVKIVRRRSQDGLYFGPYTDMKFVKGLVDFLQQVYHFRACQKGLEKATKPCMDFYMHRCEGPCTHQISETEYNEKCIAPVKKFLSGDISPTLSLIETKMKKFAQMMDFESAAKYRDLLLKFERVMEKQRVVLDQYRNLDVIGRSKNLYVLLRIRGGHLLAKLVYELDSTNVEDFVFNYYMVHRNEIPEAVILEKNINLDVPGYFGRPRDEVEEDLLKKAIENAKNELGIKGLRKETLISLKDFLSLSKYPQKIEGFDVAHLHGSFTVASVVVFIDGLPFKEGYRHYRFQSGKIDDFATMKELVKRRYLKHTLPDLILVDGGVGQVRAVKKALEEINKNCDVIGLAKEHETVCTEQGELFLELNSPILRMLVAIRDEAHRFANTFHRRLRTKETIVSILNEIPGLGPKRRKKLIEEFKSIDELRKADLDKVAKIIGSKKLASVILSKI
- the rpsL gene encoding 30S ribosomal protein S12; protein product: MPTINQLIRLGRGQKIEKSKAPALEGNPQKRGVCIRVTTMTPKKPNSALRKIARVRLSNGTEVTAYIPGIGHNLQEHSVVLVRGGRVKDLPGIRYKIIRGTLDTAGVENRKQSRSKYGAKRSKK
- a CDS encoding carbon starvation CstA family protein, producing MNSLVLALVAFFGYIVAYNTYGKWLSRKLFGLREDNPVPSKKFKDGVDYVPTKRHILLGHHFTTIAGTGPIVGPAIGVVWGWLPAFLWVFLGPIFAGGVHDFASLVISSRHGGKTIGEMTRGIVSNRVGVIFLILIQFLLWLVLAVFAMIMGILFDMYPQSVLSIWMEIPIAIWIGYMVYKKGKKDTVYSIIGLILLYVFAVIGIYLPLRIPKIGGISPVVSWIIILLIYSYFASVLPVQTLLQPRDYINSHELLVLMGALFLGTLVARPEIVAPAYQRVSGAPSMWPLLFVTIACGAISGFHSLASSGTTVKQLDKETDAQFVGYGGMLLEGSLSTLVIVAVTAGIGMFGAGSAGYLKYYSTWSTTAGAGLAAQLKAIVEGASNLMKAIGIPKDLGATLMAIFVVSFAGTTLDSATRIQRFGMEELFKGADGKPIGPFKNRYFTTFVVVAAAFALCMVSPDGRGAMKLWPVFGALNQLLAGLALMIATVYLAKKRKPVWPTLFPMIFMLTMTIWATILNVKNYYNAKNWLLVFIALVTLIIAIWMIIEAFISTINAYRKKQVYQEEFSKSTTAAEHIHVD
- a CDS encoding LytS/YhcK type 5TM receptor domain-containing protein; its protein translation is MYLVITLFSRMTLLGVIIFFFLQFYKTKKSFVKLFEGNKPLTLGFFGGIFGIIGTILGLPYKGTIINYRDMGVIVASLYGGLPATLLSCSIASTHRFLLGGPSGLACSIGTLCAGVFSSFFRKSFMRSNEKVIFGCLLSAVSELVHLFVAYLIITPRSLAVDIVSNALMPMVITNAFGVALILALTKYTEQAIKIASSQVFAATLGIVEDAIRVVEDPKSENLVRFAHKISLVLDVDEVVIDLNSCPAVNENNITKICVPLMAKNGALGNLIVINNARFQEEQIMMIKEIAKFVEIVMLAAKAVREAILAREAQMRDFMSKLGPHFLFNTLASIRYLVKTDQNSAVKMIDELSELLRYYFKKKEPLVTLDEEIRIIECYLSIMKLRYGEALIYQIDVPEDLKYHCIPPMILQPIVENAIEHGEKDGRIIVKIEAAQKDENLILKVCDKGNGMKSDSKKGIGMMLVEARLKNIYSDRAKIEYKSKNGLNVIISIPMEGIHDKGSCFRRRATCT
- a CDS encoding LytR/AlgR family response regulator transcription factor, with the protein product MANTTDGEYEIYHWGISELEKRLPKNFLRVHKSYICNLERVKKVIRVPSMQVELENSSLIPVSRQYQKLVKSSLFV
- the rpsG gene encoding 30S ribosomal protein S7 encodes the protein MRRRRAEVREVSPDPVYQDVLVAKLINRIMWDGKKSVAQQVVYDALEYVREKSGKDPLEVFQKAVDNVRPVLEVRPRRVGGATYQVPVEVQEPRKTSLALRWIVTAARSKKGKPMYIKLGEEILASYQGTGASVKKREDVHKMAEANRAFAHLRW
- a CDS encoding LytR/AlgR family response regulator transcription factor, producing MIRVAVLEDEQLAREDIVRMISRYPELKLTGVFRTAKEFSKHIKEFDVAFIDIRLPFESGLNVAKKLRGIGIVFVTAYEQYAARAFEIGAIDYLVKPVSEERFDICVERLIQAYSKPLIKLPVKEGENILMLSFDKVFYIEAFW